One genomic region from Calypte anna isolate BGI_N300 chromosome 8, bCalAnn1_v1.p, whole genome shotgun sequence encodes:
- the USP33 gene encoding ubiquitin carboxyl-terminal hydrolase 33 isoform X2: MSSPSSNCPHLASVGEITKEELIQKSHGTCQDCKVRGPNLWACLENRCTYVGCGESHVDHSTTHSQETKHCLTVNLTTLRVWCYACSKEVFLDRKLGSHSPLPNARISQQAQENSVQDFKIPGNPTLKIPLAAVFDDLDIEVEEDELKTRGLTGLKNIGNTCYMNAALQALSNCPPLTHFFLDCGGLARTDKKPAICKSYLKLMTELWHKSRPGSVVPTGLFQGIKTVNPTFRGYSQQDAQEFLRCLMDLLHEELKEPVVELEDAQPMSVEEPMEEDKSQSDVGFQPCESCGTCDKTENDTIFKPVLEDPAETTMLIQDDENNSVMSKDWLKEKIPSNKLKRANSMEDFEKDTNTASETTEFLNNPGTVKVQIHSRFSEYINDVHMNDISAAQTPSSNEGMNTRLSNSPPKSFASSSSLAPAHKKVSTVSSPKRKKRKKYKSVISDIFDGTIISSVQCLTCDRLSVTLETFQDLSLPIPGKEDLAKLHSASHQTSLVKAGSCGEAYAPQGWIAFFMEYFKRFVVSCVPSWFWGPVVTLQDCLAAFFARDELKGDNMYSCGRCKKLRNGVKFCKVQKFPEILCIHLKRFRHELMFSTKIGTHVSFPLEGLDLQPFLAKDSPAQIVTYDLLSVICHHGTASSGHYIAYCRNNLNNLWYEFDDQSVTEVSESTVQNAEAYVLFYRKSNEEAQRERRRISGLLSMMEPSLLQFYVSRQWLNKFKTFAEPGPISNNDFLCVHGGVPPHKANFIEDLVVMLPQNIWDNLYSRYGGGPAVNHLYVCHTCQIESERIEKRRKNELEMFIRLNRAFQEEESPSTFYCISMQWFREWEGFVKGKDSDPPGPIDNVKIAVTKCGNAVLKQGADSGQISEETWNFLQSIYGGGPEIILRPPVPPVEPDILQTEEKIELETHGL, from the exons ATGTCATCGCCCAGCAGCAATTGCCCACACTTGGCATCAGTTGGTGAGATAACAAAAGAGGAACTCATACAGAAATCTCAT GGCACTTGTCAGGACTGTAAAGTTAGAGGACCCAATCTTTGGGCATGCTTAGAG AACAGATGTACGTATGTTGGCTGTGGTGAATCCCATGTTGATCACAGTACCACCCATTCCCAG GAGACAAAACACTGTCTAACTGTCAACCTTACTACGCTCCGTGTTTGGTGTTATGCCTGTAGTAAGGAAGTATTCCTGGATAGAAAACTGGGATCTCATTCTCCACTACCAAATGCAAGAATCTCTCAACAAGCACAAGAAAATAGTgtgcag gattttaaaatacctgGTAATCCCACACTGAAGATTCCACTAGCAGCTGTATTTGATGACTTAGATATAGAAGTGGAAGAAGATGAGTTAAAGACAAGAg GTCTAacaggattaaaaaatattggaaacACTTGTTATATGAATGCAGCTTTACAAGCTCTTTCTAACTG CCCACCtttgacacatttttttcttgactgtGGAGGCTTAGCCCGAACAGATAAGAAACCTGCAATTTGTAAAAGTTACCTCAAGCTGATGACGGAACTCTGGCACAAAAGCAG acctGGTTCTGTTGTTCCTACTGGTTTATTTCAAGGAATTAAAACTGTTAATCCAACATTTCGAGGCTACTCGCAACAG GATGCACAAGAATTTTTGCGTTGTTTAATGGATTTACTTCATGAAGAACTTAAAGAACCAGTTGTAGAACTAGAAGATGCCCAGCCTATGAGTGTTGAAGAGCCTATGGAAGAAGACAAGAGCCAGTCAGATGTAGGCTTCCAGCCCTGTGAATCCTGTGGTACCtgtgataaaacagaaaatgacacAATTTTCAAACCCGTCTTAGAGGATCCTGCAGAGACAACCATGTTAATTCAGGATGATGAGAACAATTCAGTCATGTCTAAAGactggctgaaagaaaaaataccaagCAACAAGCTCAAACGAGCAAATTCTATGGAAGACTTTGAAAAAGACACAAACACTGCTTCAGAGaccactgaatttttaaataatccagGAACTGTCAAAGTACAGATACACAGCAGATTTTCAG AGTATATCAATGATGTCCACATGAATGACATATCTGCAGCCCAGACTCCATCATCAAATGAAGGGATGAACACACGCTTATCAAACAGTCCTCCAAAATCATTTGCATCATCCTCTTCACTGGCACCAGCCCACAAAAAAG TTTCTACTGTGTCATCACCAAAAAGGAAGAAGCGCAAGAAGTACAAGAGTGTTATCTCTGATATATTTGATGGGACTATAATAAGTTCAGTACAGTGCTTGACTTGTGATCGG ctgtCTGTAACCCTGGAGACCTTTCAGGATCTGTCCTTGCCTATACCAGGTAAGGAAGATCTTGCTAAACTCCATTCTGCAAGTCATCAGACATCTCTAGTCAAGGCAGGGTCGTGTGGAGAAGCATATGCCCCCCAGGGATGGATAGCTTTTTTTATGGAATACTTCAAAAG GTTTGTTGTCTCATGTGTTCCTAGCTGGTTTTGGGGTCCAGTTGTAACCTTACAAGATTGTCTTGCTGCGTTTTTCGCCAGAGATGAACTCAAGG GTGATAACATGTACAGCTGTGGAAGGTGTAAGAA GTTAAGAAATGGAGTGAAATTCTGCAAAGTGCAAAAATTTCCTGAG ATATTGTGCATTCATCTCAAAAGATTTAGACATGAACTTATGTTTTCCACAAAAATTGGGACCCATGTGTCCTTTCCTCTGGAAGGCCTCGatcttcagcctttccttgcaAAGGACAGTCCGGCTCAAATAGTAACTTATGATCTCCTGTCTGTCATCTGCCATCATGGAACTGCCAGCA GTGGACATTATATAGCTTATTGTCGCaacaatttaaataatttgtggTATGAATTTGATGACCAGAGCGTCACAGAAGTATCAGAATCCACAGTGCAAAATGCAGAAGCCTATGTGCTCTTCTACag AAAGAGCAATgaagaagcacagagagaaagaCGGAGGATATCGGGTCTGCTGAGTATGATGGAACCAAGTCTTCTGCAGTTCTATGTTTCCAGACAGTGGTTAAATAAATTCAAGACCTTTGCAGAGCCTGGACCAATTTCTAACAATGACTTTCTCTGTGTGCATGGAG GTGTTCCACCACACAAAGCTAACTTCATAGAAGACCTAGTTGTAATGCTACCTCAAAATATATGGGATAATCTGTATAGCAG GTATGGAGGAGGACCAGCTGTTAACCATCTGTATGTTTGTCACACCTGTCAAATAGAGTCTGAAAGAAttgaaaaaagaaggaaaaatgaattGGAAATGTTTATTCGG cttaaTAGAGCATTCCAGGAAGAAGAATCTCCATCAACATTTTACTGCATCAGCATGCAATGGTTCAGAGAATGGGAAGGATTTGTAAAGGGCAAAGACAGTG ATCCTCCTGGTCCTATTGATAACGTTAAGATTGCAGTAACAAAATGTGGAAATGCTGTGCTGAAACAAG gtGCAGATTCTGGACAAATATCTGAAGAAACATGGAATTTTCTTCAGTCAATCTATGGTGGAGGTCCAGAGATTATACTCAGGCCACCTGTTCCTCCAGTAGAACCTGATATCTTGCAAACAGAGGAGAAGATTGAATTAGAAACACATGGTCTGTAG
- the USP33 gene encoding ubiquitin carboxyl-terminal hydrolase 33 isoform X1 encodes MSSPSSNCPHLASVGEITKEELIQKSHGTCQDCKVRGPNLWACLENRCTYVGCGESHVDHSTTHSQETKHCLTVNLTTLRVWCYACSKEVFLDRKLGSHSPLPNARISQQAQENSVQDFKIPGNPTLKIPLAAVFDDLDIEVEEDELKTRGLTGLKNIGNTCYMNAALQALSNCPPLTHFFLDCGGLARTDKKPAICKSYLKLMTELWHKSRPGSVVPTGLFQGIKTVNPTFRGYSQQDAQEFLRCLMDLLHEELKEPVVELEDAQPMSVEEPMEEDKSQSDVGFQPCESCGTCDKTENDTIFKPVLEDPAETTMLIQDDENNSVMSKDWLKEKIPSNKLKRANSMEDFEKDTNTASETTEFLNNPGTVKVQIHSRFSEYINDVHMNDISAAQTPSSNEGMNTRLSNSPPKSFASSSSLAPAHKKVSTVSSPKRKKRKKYKSVISDIFDGTIISSVQCLTCDRLSVTLETFQDLSLPIPGKEDLAKLHSASHQTSLVKAGSCGEAYAPQGWIAFFMEYFKRCFRFVVSCVPSWFWGPVVTLQDCLAAFFARDELKGDNMYSCGRCKKLRNGVKFCKVQKFPEILCIHLKRFRHELMFSTKIGTHVSFPLEGLDLQPFLAKDSPAQIVTYDLLSVICHHGTASSGHYIAYCRNNLNNLWYEFDDQSVTEVSESTVQNAEAYVLFYRKSNEEAQRERRRISGLLSMMEPSLLQFYVSRQWLNKFKTFAEPGPISNNDFLCVHGGVPPHKANFIEDLVVMLPQNIWDNLYSRYGGGPAVNHLYVCHTCQIESERIEKRRKNELEMFIRLNRAFQEEESPSTFYCISMQWFREWEGFVKGKDSDPPGPIDNVKIAVTKCGNAVLKQGADSGQISEETWNFLQSIYGGGPEIILRPPVPPVEPDILQTEEKIELETHGL; translated from the exons ATGTCATCGCCCAGCAGCAATTGCCCACACTTGGCATCAGTTGGTGAGATAACAAAAGAGGAACTCATACAGAAATCTCAT GGCACTTGTCAGGACTGTAAAGTTAGAGGACCCAATCTTTGGGCATGCTTAGAG AACAGATGTACGTATGTTGGCTGTGGTGAATCCCATGTTGATCACAGTACCACCCATTCCCAG GAGACAAAACACTGTCTAACTGTCAACCTTACTACGCTCCGTGTTTGGTGTTATGCCTGTAGTAAGGAAGTATTCCTGGATAGAAAACTGGGATCTCATTCTCCACTACCAAATGCAAGAATCTCTCAACAAGCACAAGAAAATAGTgtgcag gattttaaaatacctgGTAATCCCACACTGAAGATTCCACTAGCAGCTGTATTTGATGACTTAGATATAGAAGTGGAAGAAGATGAGTTAAAGACAAGAg GTCTAacaggattaaaaaatattggaaacACTTGTTATATGAATGCAGCTTTACAAGCTCTTTCTAACTG CCCACCtttgacacatttttttcttgactgtGGAGGCTTAGCCCGAACAGATAAGAAACCTGCAATTTGTAAAAGTTACCTCAAGCTGATGACGGAACTCTGGCACAAAAGCAG acctGGTTCTGTTGTTCCTACTGGTTTATTTCAAGGAATTAAAACTGTTAATCCAACATTTCGAGGCTACTCGCAACAG GATGCACAAGAATTTTTGCGTTGTTTAATGGATTTACTTCATGAAGAACTTAAAGAACCAGTTGTAGAACTAGAAGATGCCCAGCCTATGAGTGTTGAAGAGCCTATGGAAGAAGACAAGAGCCAGTCAGATGTAGGCTTCCAGCCCTGTGAATCCTGTGGTACCtgtgataaaacagaaaatgacacAATTTTCAAACCCGTCTTAGAGGATCCTGCAGAGACAACCATGTTAATTCAGGATGATGAGAACAATTCAGTCATGTCTAAAGactggctgaaagaaaaaataccaagCAACAAGCTCAAACGAGCAAATTCTATGGAAGACTTTGAAAAAGACACAAACACTGCTTCAGAGaccactgaatttttaaataatccagGAACTGTCAAAGTACAGATACACAGCAGATTTTCAG AGTATATCAATGATGTCCACATGAATGACATATCTGCAGCCCAGACTCCATCATCAAATGAAGGGATGAACACACGCTTATCAAACAGTCCTCCAAAATCATTTGCATCATCCTCTTCACTGGCACCAGCCCACAAAAAAG TTTCTACTGTGTCATCACCAAAAAGGAAGAAGCGCAAGAAGTACAAGAGTGTTATCTCTGATATATTTGATGGGACTATAATAAGTTCAGTACAGTGCTTGACTTGTGATCGG ctgtCTGTAACCCTGGAGACCTTTCAGGATCTGTCCTTGCCTATACCAGGTAAGGAAGATCTTGCTAAACTCCATTCTGCAAGTCATCAGACATCTCTAGTCAAGGCAGGGTCGTGTGGAGAAGCATATGCCCCCCAGGGATGGATAGCTTTTTTTATGGAATACTTCAAAAG ATGTTTCAGGTTTGTTGTCTCATGTGTTCCTAGCTGGTTTTGGGGTCCAGTTGTAACCTTACAAGATTGTCTTGCTGCGTTTTTCGCCAGAGATGAACTCAAGG GTGATAACATGTACAGCTGTGGAAGGTGTAAGAA GTTAAGAAATGGAGTGAAATTCTGCAAAGTGCAAAAATTTCCTGAG ATATTGTGCATTCATCTCAAAAGATTTAGACATGAACTTATGTTTTCCACAAAAATTGGGACCCATGTGTCCTTTCCTCTGGAAGGCCTCGatcttcagcctttccttgcaAAGGACAGTCCGGCTCAAATAGTAACTTATGATCTCCTGTCTGTCATCTGCCATCATGGAACTGCCAGCA GTGGACATTATATAGCTTATTGTCGCaacaatttaaataatttgtggTATGAATTTGATGACCAGAGCGTCACAGAAGTATCAGAATCCACAGTGCAAAATGCAGAAGCCTATGTGCTCTTCTACag AAAGAGCAATgaagaagcacagagagaaagaCGGAGGATATCGGGTCTGCTGAGTATGATGGAACCAAGTCTTCTGCAGTTCTATGTTTCCAGACAGTGGTTAAATAAATTCAAGACCTTTGCAGAGCCTGGACCAATTTCTAACAATGACTTTCTCTGTGTGCATGGAG GTGTTCCACCACACAAAGCTAACTTCATAGAAGACCTAGTTGTAATGCTACCTCAAAATATATGGGATAATCTGTATAGCAG GTATGGAGGAGGACCAGCTGTTAACCATCTGTATGTTTGTCACACCTGTCAAATAGAGTCTGAAAGAAttgaaaaaagaaggaaaaatgaattGGAAATGTTTATTCGG cttaaTAGAGCATTCCAGGAAGAAGAATCTCCATCAACATTTTACTGCATCAGCATGCAATGGTTCAGAGAATGGGAAGGATTTGTAAAGGGCAAAGACAGTG ATCCTCCTGGTCCTATTGATAACGTTAAGATTGCAGTAACAAAATGTGGAAATGCTGTGCTGAAACAAG gtGCAGATTCTGGACAAATATCTGAAGAAACATGGAATTTTCTTCAGTCAATCTATGGTGGAGGTCCAGAGATTATACTCAGGCCACCTGTTCCTCCAGTAGAACCTGATATCTTGCAAACAGAGGAGAAGATTGAATTAGAAACACATGGTCTGTAG
- the USP33 gene encoding ubiquitin carboxyl-terminal hydrolase 33 isoform X3, which yields MSSPSSNCPHLASVGEITKEELIQKSHGTCQDCKVRGPNLWACLENRCTYVGCGESHVDHSTTHSQETKHCLTVNLTTLRVWCYACSKEVFLDRKLGSHSPLPNARISQQAQENSVQDFKIPGNPTLKIPLAAVFDDLDIEVEEDELKTRGLTGLKNIGNTCYMNAALQALSNCPPLTHFFLDCGGLARTDKKPAICKSYLKLMTELWHKSRPGSVVPTGLFQGIKTVNPTFRGYSQQDAQEFLRCLMDLLHEELKEPVVELEDAQPMSVEEPMEEDKSQSDVGFQPCESCGTCDKTENDTIFKPVLEDPAETTMLIQDDENNSVMSKDWLKEKIPSNKLKRANSMEDFEKDTNTASETTEFLNNPGTVKVQIHSRFSEYINDVHMNDISAAQTPSSNEGMNTRLSNSPPKSFASSSSLAPAHKKVSTVSSPKRKKRKKYKSVISDIFDGTIISSVQCLTCDRLSVTLETFQDLSLPIPGKEDLAKLHSASHQTSLVKAGSCGEAYAPQGWIAFFMEYFKSWFWGPVVTLQDCLAAFFARDELKGDNMYSCGRCKKLRNGVKFCKVQKFPEILCIHLKRFRHELMFSTKIGTHVSFPLEGLDLQPFLAKDSPAQIVTYDLLSVICHHGTASSGHYIAYCRNNLNNLWYEFDDQSVTEVSESTVQNAEAYVLFYRKSNEEAQRERRRISGLLSMMEPSLLQFYVSRQWLNKFKTFAEPGPISNNDFLCVHGGVPPHKANFIEDLVVMLPQNIWDNLYSRYGGGPAVNHLYVCHTCQIESERIEKRRKNELEMFIRLNRAFQEEESPSTFYCISMQWFREWEGFVKGKDSDPPGPIDNVKIAVTKCGNAVLKQGADSGQISEETWNFLQSIYGGGPEIILRPPVPPVEPDILQTEEKIELETHGL from the exons ATGTCATCGCCCAGCAGCAATTGCCCACACTTGGCATCAGTTGGTGAGATAACAAAAGAGGAACTCATACAGAAATCTCAT GGCACTTGTCAGGACTGTAAAGTTAGAGGACCCAATCTTTGGGCATGCTTAGAG AACAGATGTACGTATGTTGGCTGTGGTGAATCCCATGTTGATCACAGTACCACCCATTCCCAG GAGACAAAACACTGTCTAACTGTCAACCTTACTACGCTCCGTGTTTGGTGTTATGCCTGTAGTAAGGAAGTATTCCTGGATAGAAAACTGGGATCTCATTCTCCACTACCAAATGCAAGAATCTCTCAACAAGCACAAGAAAATAGTgtgcag gattttaaaatacctgGTAATCCCACACTGAAGATTCCACTAGCAGCTGTATTTGATGACTTAGATATAGAAGTGGAAGAAGATGAGTTAAAGACAAGAg GTCTAacaggattaaaaaatattggaaacACTTGTTATATGAATGCAGCTTTACAAGCTCTTTCTAACTG CCCACCtttgacacatttttttcttgactgtGGAGGCTTAGCCCGAACAGATAAGAAACCTGCAATTTGTAAAAGTTACCTCAAGCTGATGACGGAACTCTGGCACAAAAGCAG acctGGTTCTGTTGTTCCTACTGGTTTATTTCAAGGAATTAAAACTGTTAATCCAACATTTCGAGGCTACTCGCAACAG GATGCACAAGAATTTTTGCGTTGTTTAATGGATTTACTTCATGAAGAACTTAAAGAACCAGTTGTAGAACTAGAAGATGCCCAGCCTATGAGTGTTGAAGAGCCTATGGAAGAAGACAAGAGCCAGTCAGATGTAGGCTTCCAGCCCTGTGAATCCTGTGGTACCtgtgataaaacagaaaatgacacAATTTTCAAACCCGTCTTAGAGGATCCTGCAGAGACAACCATGTTAATTCAGGATGATGAGAACAATTCAGTCATGTCTAAAGactggctgaaagaaaaaataccaagCAACAAGCTCAAACGAGCAAATTCTATGGAAGACTTTGAAAAAGACACAAACACTGCTTCAGAGaccactgaatttttaaataatccagGAACTGTCAAAGTACAGATACACAGCAGATTTTCAG AGTATATCAATGATGTCCACATGAATGACATATCTGCAGCCCAGACTCCATCATCAAATGAAGGGATGAACACACGCTTATCAAACAGTCCTCCAAAATCATTTGCATCATCCTCTTCACTGGCACCAGCCCACAAAAAAG TTTCTACTGTGTCATCACCAAAAAGGAAGAAGCGCAAGAAGTACAAGAGTGTTATCTCTGATATATTTGATGGGACTATAATAAGTTCAGTACAGTGCTTGACTTGTGATCGG ctgtCTGTAACCCTGGAGACCTTTCAGGATCTGTCCTTGCCTATACCAGGTAAGGAAGATCTTGCTAAACTCCATTCTGCAAGTCATCAGACATCTCTAGTCAAGGCAGGGTCGTGTGGAGAAGCATATGCCCCCCAGGGATGGATAGCTTTTTTTATGGAATACTTCAAAAG CTGGTTTTGGGGTCCAGTTGTAACCTTACAAGATTGTCTTGCTGCGTTTTTCGCCAGAGATGAACTCAAGG GTGATAACATGTACAGCTGTGGAAGGTGTAAGAA GTTAAGAAATGGAGTGAAATTCTGCAAAGTGCAAAAATTTCCTGAG ATATTGTGCATTCATCTCAAAAGATTTAGACATGAACTTATGTTTTCCACAAAAATTGGGACCCATGTGTCCTTTCCTCTGGAAGGCCTCGatcttcagcctttccttgcaAAGGACAGTCCGGCTCAAATAGTAACTTATGATCTCCTGTCTGTCATCTGCCATCATGGAACTGCCAGCA GTGGACATTATATAGCTTATTGTCGCaacaatttaaataatttgtggTATGAATTTGATGACCAGAGCGTCACAGAAGTATCAGAATCCACAGTGCAAAATGCAGAAGCCTATGTGCTCTTCTACag AAAGAGCAATgaagaagcacagagagaaagaCGGAGGATATCGGGTCTGCTGAGTATGATGGAACCAAGTCTTCTGCAGTTCTATGTTTCCAGACAGTGGTTAAATAAATTCAAGACCTTTGCAGAGCCTGGACCAATTTCTAACAATGACTTTCTCTGTGTGCATGGAG GTGTTCCACCACACAAAGCTAACTTCATAGAAGACCTAGTTGTAATGCTACCTCAAAATATATGGGATAATCTGTATAGCAG GTATGGAGGAGGACCAGCTGTTAACCATCTGTATGTTTGTCACACCTGTCAAATAGAGTCTGAAAGAAttgaaaaaagaaggaaaaatgaattGGAAATGTTTATTCGG cttaaTAGAGCATTCCAGGAAGAAGAATCTCCATCAACATTTTACTGCATCAGCATGCAATGGTTCAGAGAATGGGAAGGATTTGTAAAGGGCAAAGACAGTG ATCCTCCTGGTCCTATTGATAACGTTAAGATTGCAGTAACAAAATGTGGAAATGCTGTGCTGAAACAAG gtGCAGATTCTGGACAAATATCTGAAGAAACATGGAATTTTCTTCAGTCAATCTATGGTGGAGGTCCAGAGATTATACTCAGGCCACCTGTTCCTCCAGTAGAACCTGATATCTTGCAAACAGAGGAGAAGATTGAATTAGAAACACATGGTCTGTAG